One window of the Trifolium pratense cultivar HEN17-A07 linkage group LG2, ARS_RC_1.1, whole genome shotgun sequence genome contains the following:
- the LOC123905182 gene encoding uncharacterized protein LOC123905182, with protein sequence MVASLKEMTSDFVKLERFDGGHFNRWQKKMKFLLTTLKVVYVLNTTRPTERENERIAETRDKQKWENDDYICMGHILNGLSDSLFDIYQSSGSAKELWEKLETRYMLEDATSKKFLVSQFNNYNMVDSRPVMEQLYELERILNNFKQHKMHMDETIIVSSIIDKLPPSWKDFKKSLKHKKEDISLEQLGNHIRLEEEYRKQDDTKNQNAHEKVYVLVDGKSSKSKDNMDIDGENVHDNNNGHGQKKRKRGSCFHCGKP encoded by the coding sequence ATGGTTGCATCACTCAAAGAAATGACTTCTGATTTTGTGAAATTGGAGAGGTTTGATGGAGGCCATTTTAACCGATGGCAgaaaaagatgaaatttctTCTCACAACCTTGAAAGTGGTGTATGTTCTGAATACCACAAGACCAACAGAGAGGGAAAATGAAAGGATTGCTGAAACAAGAGACAAACAGAAGTGGGAAAATGATGATTACATCTGCATGGGCCACATTCTCAATGGATTATCAGACTCACTTTTTGACATCTACCAAAGTAGCGGTTCTGCAAAGGAACTATGGGAGAAACTGGAAACAAGATATATGTTGGAAGACGCTACCAGTAAGAAATTTCTTGTCTctcaatttaataattataacaTGGTAGACTCTAGACCAGTGATGGAACAATTATATGAACTTGAACGAATTCTTAACAACTTTAAGCAACATAAAATGCACATGGATGAAACAATCATTGTTTCTTCCATAATAGATAAACTTCCTCCATCATGGAAAGATTTTAAAAAGTCCTTGAAACATAAGAAAGAAGACATTTCTCTTGAGCAGTTAGGAAATCACATTCGTCTTGAAGAAGAGTATCGTAAACAGGATGATACTAAGAATCAAAATGCTCATGAGAAGGTATATGTTTTAGTGGATGGAAAGTCTAGTAAATCCAAGGATAATATGGATATAGATGGAGAAAATGTTCATGACAACAACAATGGACATggacaaaagaaaagaaagagaggaaGTTGCTTCCATTGTGGTAAGCCGTGA